Proteins co-encoded in one bacterium genomic window:
- a CDS encoding carboxylesterase/lipase family protein → MFPLTRRRFITQVPLAAGALAFGNSRASIAQSEKAVVEIAHGRLCGRRENGVAVFKGIPYGGRISGHRRFLAPSAVQPWKGVREAHRLGPPSIQPAHRTYGIDEPAADEECLVLNVWTPALDDGKRPVMFYNHGGGYTSGSGGSVAQDGANLARLFDVVVVQSNHRLGLLGFLYLDDVAGESYAGSGNRGVLDIVQALVWVHDNIRQFGGDPDNVMIFGESGGGGKTSCLFAMPAAAPYFHKASIESGPGVRMADPKVAAETTWMLFKELELTAGNWRRLLDVPAADLLAAQLRLQQKTAHTRLKRTLWSSAASLGEFGPVVDGKALPTHPFDPVAPEISRFKPLMVGWNEDEFTFFAMVAGDTEALQLDQAALLKRVEAEYGPVAGRIISTYRRTRPQASASAIYVAIRSMDFSGVGSLEIANKKAGQMGAPAFLYQFGYQSEYKIPGTEYALGACHAMDILFKFANVVPPPSETLEKGWPGNRPQRFAAARNMAGMWTTFARCGKPAAQGQPEWPAYTLTGRPSMRIDHLCEVYYDRYKEEREMWEEVSQQLRNEQP, encoded by the coding sequence ATCGGAAAAAGCGGTAGTCGAAATCGCTCATGGCAGGCTTTGCGGCCGGCGTGAAAACGGCGTCGCTGTTTTCAAAGGCATCCCCTATGGCGGACGGATTTCCGGCCATCGTCGATTTCTGGCGCCGTCGGCGGTGCAACCTTGGAAAGGCGTGCGTGAGGCCCATCGGCTGGGCCCGCCTTCCATCCAGCCCGCCCATCGAACCTACGGCATTGACGAGCCTGCTGCCGATGAAGAGTGCCTGGTGCTCAACGTCTGGACCCCGGCGCTGGATGATGGAAAACGTCCGGTGATGTTCTATAATCATGGCGGTGGTTACACCAGTGGATCGGGCGGCAGCGTGGCGCAGGACGGCGCCAACCTTGCGCGGCTCTTTGATGTGGTGGTGGTGCAGTCCAATCACCGTCTGGGGCTGCTGGGCTTTCTCTATCTGGATGATGTGGCCGGCGAATCCTATGCCGGGTCGGGCAACCGCGGCGTGCTGGATATCGTCCAGGCGCTTGTCTGGGTGCACGACAACATCCGCCAATTCGGTGGCGATCCGGACAATGTAATGATCTTTGGCGAATCCGGCGGTGGTGGAAAGACATCATGCCTTTTCGCCATGCCTGCTGCAGCGCCCTATTTTCATAAAGCCTCCATCGAAAGCGGTCCAGGTGTGCGCATGGCGGATCCCAAGGTCGCCGCTGAGACCACCTGGATGCTGTTCAAAGAACTCGAGCTCACAGCCGGAAACTGGCGCAGGCTGTTGGACGTCCCTGCTGCGGATCTTTTGGCAGCGCAGCTGCGGCTGCAGCAAAAGACCGCCCATACCCGGCTGAAAAGAACGTTGTGGAGCAGCGCTGCCAGCCTCGGTGAATTCGGTCCAGTGGTGGACGGAAAAGCGCTGCCGACCCATCCCTTTGATCCCGTGGCGCCGGAGATTTCGCGCTTCAAGCCGCTGATGGTGGGCTGGAACGAAGATGAGTTCACCTTTTTCGCCATGGTGGCTGGGGACACCGAAGCCCTTCAATTGGATCAAGCCGCTCTGCTCAAGAGGGTGGAGGCGGAGTATGGCCCGGTTGCCGGGCGGATAATCAGCACCTACCGGCGAACGCGGCCGCAGGCCTCTGCCAGCGCAATCTATGTTGCGATCAGGTCCATGGATTTCAGCGGCGTCGGTTCGCTGGAGATCGCTAACAAAAAAGCCGGGCAAATGGGAGCTCCGGCTTTTCTCTATCAGTTCGGCTATCAATCCGAGTACAAGATCCCCGGCACGGAATATGCGCTCGGCGCCTGCCATGCCATGGATATCCTGTTTAAATTCGCCAATGTCGTTCCCCCGCCCTCTGAAACACTGGAAAAGGGCTGGCCGGGCAACCGTCCGCAGCGCTTTGCTGCGGCGCGCAACATGGCCGGAATGTGGACCACCTTTGCCCGCTGCGGAAAACCTGCTGCGCAGGGCCAACCGGAGTGGCCGGCCTATACTTTGACCGGGCGGCCCAGTATGCGCATCGACCACCTATGCGAGGTTTATTACGATCGCTACAAAGAGGAGCGGGAGATGTGGGAGGAGGTTTCACAGCA